The proteins below are encoded in one region of Thermosulfurimonas marina:
- a CDS encoding HEPN domain-containing protein — protein MTNLALARSYLFKAQKRLKILPVLLEEEDFSDVVREAQEVVELALKAMLRYVGVDPPKWHDVGRVLLENADLFPEDIRLELPELARISKRLRKERELAFYGDIDFIPTEEYGPEEAREAMAEAEKVVRVARELIGGD, from the coding sequence TTGACCAATCTGGCCTTGGCCCGGAGCTACCTGTTTAAGGCTCAAAAACGCCTCAAGATCCTCCCCGTGCTTTTAGAAGAAGAGGACTTTTCGGATGTGGTAAGGGAGGCCCAGGAAGTTGTGGAATTAGCCCTTAAGGCCATGTTGCGCTATGTGGGCGTGGATCCTCCTAAATGGCACGATGTGGGTCGGGTGCTTTTGGAAAATGCGGATTTGTTCCCTGAAGATATACGCTTGGAACTTCCAGAATTGGCCCGGATTTCCAAACGGTTACGCAAGGAAAGAGAGCTGGCCTTTTACGGGGATATCGATTTCATCCCTACAGAAGAGTATGGCCCGGAGGAGGCCCGGGAAGCCATGGCCGAGGCCGAAAAGGTGGTGCGGGTGGCCCGGGAGCTTATAGGAGGAGATTAG
- a CDS encoding nucleotidyltransferase domain-containing protein, producing the protein MTQGYREFYRRVLEDLCERLKEFYGPRLVSVAVFGSVARGTFRPDSDIDLLVVARALPRGRRRRVEEFISGVEEPLERIWAERGQPYLPEITPLIKTPEEVRLGSPVFLDMTEEALILYDPEGFLQEYLEDLRRKLKALGARRVFSGGGWYWILKPDYRPGEVIEL; encoded by the coding sequence ATGACTCAGGGATATCGGGAATTTTACCGCCGGGTCCTGGAAGACCTCTGTGAGAGGCTCAAGGAGTTTTACGGCCCGCGACTGGTTTCCGTGGCGGTCTTTGGCTCTGTAGCTCGAGGGACCTTCCGGCCGGACTCCGACATTGATCTCCTGGTGGTGGCGCGGGCGCTTCCCCGGGGTCGGAGACGCCGGGTGGAGGAGTTCATTTCCGGAGTGGAGGAGCCCCTGGAGCGGATCTGGGCCGAGCGCGGCCAGCCCTATCTTCCGGAGATCACCCCCCTCATCAAGACCCCGGAAGAAGTGCGCTTGGGCTCTCCGGTCTTTTTAGACATGACCGAGGAGGCCCTGATCCTTTATGATCCGGAGGGTTTTCTACAGGAATATTTGGAAGATCTGCGCCGTAAGCTCAAGGCCCTGGGGGCCCGGAGGGTCTTTAGCGGCGGGGGTTGGTATTGGATCCTCAAGCCGGATTATCGCCCCGGGGAGGTGATCGAACTTTGA
- the purF gene encoding amidophosphoribosyltransferase, which translates to MCGIFGVFGHKEAAKLTYFGLYALQHRGQESAGMAVSDGREVREYRALGLVPDVFDEEILSRLPGHIAVGHVRYSTTGSTTVKNAQPFCVTHGGCTLALAHNGNLVNAHEIRTELEAQGSIFQTTMDSEVIVHLLAKASRRGIVEAIREAMEVIRGAYSVVLLLPDRLIAFRDPHGFRPLCLGMVNGGYVVSSETCALDLIQAQYLRDIRPGEILVIDENGLHSYEGVKSEATAYCIFEFIYFARPDSYIFGENVYAFRKRLGQGLARERPLEVDFVMPFPDSGNYAAIGYAQATGLPFEMGVIRNHYVGRTFIQPSAGMRDFSVRVKLNPVREILRGKRVAVVDDSLVRGTTSRTRVKAIRETGALEIHMLISCPPIRYPCFYGIDFPTPGELIAAKHSVEEIRRYLELDGLYYLSLEGLIAAAGGDGKRFCLACFTGEYPVPVREGLRKDILER; encoded by the coding sequence ATGTGCGGAATCTTCGGGGTCTTCGGTCACAAAGAAGCGGCCAAGCTCACCTACTTTGGGCTTTACGCCCTGCAGCACCGGGGCCAGGAAAGTGCGGGGATGGCGGTTTCTGACGGTCGGGAGGTGCGGGAGTACCGGGCCCTGGGGCTGGTCCCCGACGTCTTTGACGAAGAGATTCTTTCCCGTCTCCCCGGCCACATCGCCGTAGGGCATGTACGCTACTCCACCACCGGTTCCACCACGGTAAAAAACGCCCAGCCCTTCTGCGTGACCCACGGGGGTTGCACCCTGGCCCTGGCCCACAACGGCAACCTGGTAAACGCCCACGAGATTCGGACCGAACTGGAGGCCCAGGGGTCCATCTTTCAAACCACCATGGACAGTGAGGTCATTGTGCACCTCCTGGCTAAGGCTTCCCGCCGGGGGATCGTCGAGGCCATCCGCGAGGCCATGGAGGTCATCCGCGGGGCCTATTCCGTGGTCCTCCTTCTTCCAGACCGCCTCATCGCCTTCCGGGATCCCCACGGTTTTCGTCCCCTCTGTCTGGGAATGGTCAACGGGGGCTATGTGGTGAGCTCGGAGACCTGTGCCCTGGACCTTATTCAAGCCCAGTATCTGAGAGACATCCGGCCTGGAGAGATCCTGGTCATCGACGAAAACGGGCTCCATTCCTACGAAGGAGTAAAGAGCGAGGCCACCGCCTACTGCATCTTTGAGTTCATCTATTTTGCCCGGCCGGACAGTTACATCTTTGGGGAAAATGTCTATGCCTTCCGCAAGCGTCTGGGTCAGGGGCTGGCCCGGGAAAGGCCTTTGGAGGTGGACTTCGTAATGCCCTTTCCGGATTCCGGAAACTATGCGGCCATCGGCTACGCCCAGGCCACGGGGCTGCCCTTTGAGATGGGGGTTATCCGTAACCACTATGTGGGTCGGACCTTTATTCAGCCTTCGGCCGGCATGCGGGACTTTTCCGTGCGGGTGAAACTCAATCCGGTGCGGGAGATCCTGCGGGGGAAACGGGTGGCGGTGGTGGACGATTCCTTGGTGCGGGGGACTACCAGCCGCACCCGGGTTAAGGCCATCCGGGAGACCGGGGCCCTCGAGATCCACATGCTCATAAGTTGTCCGCCCATCCGCTATCCCTGCTTTTACGGGATCGACTTTCCCACTCCCGGAGAACTCATCGCCGCCAAGCATTCCGTGGAAGAGATTCGGCGCTATCTGGAGTTGGACGGCCTGTATTATCTTTCCCTCGAGGGACTGATCGCCGCCGCCGGCGGAGACGGGAAGCGTTTCTGCCTAGCCTGTTTCACCGGAGAGTACCCCGTTCCGGTGCGGGAGGGCCTGCGCAAGGACATCCTGGAAAGATAG
- a CDS encoding DUF523 domain-containing protein — MRETVLVSACLLGLATRYDGKRLLEPRARDLLERYRVVPVCPEQLGGLPTPRPPAEILGGDGGAVLSGAARVINARGEDVTGAFLRGAEEVLRLARLLGARQAFLKAQSPSCGLHPLGVTAALLLREGLEVYEWA, encoded by the coding sequence GTGAGAGAGACGGTTCTCGTTTCCGCCTGTCTTCTCGGATTAGCCACGCGTTATGACGGAAAGCGCCTTTTGGAGCCCCGAGCCCGGGACCTTCTCGAGCGCTATCGAGTGGTTCCCGTCTGTCCGGAACAACTCGGGGGGCTTCCCACGCCCCGGCCCCCAGCGGAGATCCTGGGAGGGGATGGAGGGGCCGTCCTTTCCGGAGCCGCTCGGGTGATAAATGCCCGGGGGGAAGACGTGACCGGGGCCTTCCTGCGGGGGGCCGAGGAGGTCCTGCGGCTTGCTCGCCTTCTCGGGGCCCGCCAGGCCTTCCTCAAGGCCCAAAGCCCCTCCTGCGGCCTCCACCCCCTCGGGGTAACCGCCGCCCTCCTTCTTCGGGAAGGGCTGGAAGTTTACGAATGGGCCTAG
- a CDS encoding TldD/PmbA family protein → MRLPAGAEKALARLSEGALFADLYLEATRSLRLVLEGERLEEVSLGEDAGAGLRRLNPDFHTAFGFTNDLSAEALKALARELSRKDSGGRPRSFEHLFARPAVRVPLESETLAEKISRLKRAAEVARRLSPEIRQVRVIYQETEKEVAMLTSEGRLVEEGRVYTLFAVQVVAEREGLLQQGYEPVGGTVGLELFEEHPPEEVARRAAERALLMLSARRTPGGRMPVVLSAEAGGTMIHEAVGHGLEADHAEEGFSVYSGRLGEVVASPLITVIDDPTLPGKRGSYAFDDEGVPAQRVVLIEGGVLRNFLYDRLTALKFGKEPNGHGRRESYRHRPIPRMANTFIAPGPHEPEEIIRSVDRGLLVKKMGGGEVNPVTGDFVFEVTEGYLLEGGEVGEPVRGATLAGNGPEVLRIIDMVGRDLGFGLGTCGKDGQGVPVSDAQPTLRIPELLVGGEVKTG, encoded by the coding sequence TTGAGGCTTCCCGCCGGAGCGGAAAAGGCCCTGGCCCGGCTTTCCGAGGGGGCCCTCTTTGCGGACCTTTACCTGGAGGCCACCCGGAGCCTGCGCCTGGTCCTGGAGGGCGAAAGGCTAGAGGAGGTCTCCCTGGGAGAGGACGCCGGGGCCGGTCTGCGACGCCTGAATCCAGATTTTCACACCGCCTTCGGCTTCACCAACGATCTTTCGGCAGAGGCCTTAAAAGCCCTGGCCCGGGAACTTTCCCGAAAGGATTCCGGAGGGCGGCCTCGGAGCTTTGAGCACCTTTTTGCGCGCCCTGCGGTGCGGGTTCCTCTGGAAAGCGAGACCCTGGCTGAAAAGATTTCCCGTCTCAAGAGGGCCGCGGAGGTGGCCCGGAGACTCTCTCCGGAAATTCGCCAGGTAAGGGTGATCTATCAGGAGACGGAAAAGGAGGTGGCCATGCTCACCTCCGAGGGCCGTCTGGTGGAGGAGGGACGGGTCTATACTCTTTTTGCCGTCCAGGTGGTGGCCGAAAGGGAGGGGCTGCTCCAGCAGGGCTATGAACCCGTGGGGGGCACGGTGGGCCTGGAGCTCTTTGAGGAGCATCCTCCGGAGGAGGTGGCCCGTCGGGCGGCGGAAAGGGCGCTCCTTATGCTTTCGGCCCGCCGGACTCCGGGAGGACGTATGCCGGTGGTCCTTTCCGCCGAGGCCGGAGGGACCATGATCCACGAGGCCGTAGGGCACGGTCTGGAGGCCGACCATGCCGAGGAGGGTTTTTCTGTCTACAGCGGCCGCCTGGGAGAGGTAGTGGCCAGCCCCCTCATCACGGTGATCGATGATCCCACCCTTCCCGGAAAACGCGGCTCCTACGCCTTCGACGACGAGGGGGTTCCGGCCCAGCGGGTGGTCCTCATTGAAGGCGGGGTGCTCCGGAATTTCCTTTACGATCGGCTTACGGCCCTCAAATTCGGTAAAGAGCCTAACGGCCACGGCCGACGCGAGTCCTACCGGCACCGGCCCATCCCCCGTATGGCCAACACCTTCATCGCTCCCGGTCCCCACGAGCCGGAAGAGATCATCCGCAGTGTGGACCGGGGGCTTTTGGTAAAAAAGATGGGGGGCGGGGAGGTCAATCCGGTGACTGGAGATTTTGTTTTCGAGGTGACCGAGGGCTATCTCCTCGAAGGGGGTGAGGTGGGGGAGCCGGTCCGCGGGGCCACCCTTGCGGGAAACGGCCCGGAGGTCCTGCGGATCATTGACATGGTGGGCCGGGATCTAGGCTTCGGTCTCGGGACCTGCGGCAAGGACGGCCAGGGGGTCCCGGTCTCCGACGCCCAGCCCACCCTTCGCATCCCGGAACTCCTGGTGGGCGGAGAGGTCAAAACAGGGTAG
- a CDS encoding carbohydrate kinase family protein: MKFLLSGALNLDLFYEVPSLKEIGLGGLEVAPGGEVALSLEAFEALEERLSQIGKRVAHCGGGSAANTAFALARFGFEVAFLGACGRDEAGEHVLAELAEFGVDLSGVRREGTTGRALIVLDSRRDRFIAVCPGTCEKALADFDPEPSGDWLHLSSLVSEEGLAFHLRLVRRFFGRRSLDPGEIYAARGRTLRPLLARVTTLFITESELFKLGFSPEELWGLGVREIFLKHGARGAARLSPEGEIFLPAAKAEEVVDNTGAGDFFDAGVLAGLALGLSPEAALRLGLRVAAASLRDYGRRGCPGREEFLNWVRELKEDAA; the protein is encoded by the coding sequence GTGAAATTCCTTCTTTCCGGGGCCCTAAATCTCGATCTCTTTTACGAGGTCCCCTCCCTTAAGGAGATCGGACTTGGGGGGCTAGAGGTGGCCCCTGGAGGGGAGGTGGCCCTTTCTCTTGAGGCCTTCGAAGCCCTGGAAGAGAGGCTTTCCCAAATAGGAAAAAGGGTGGCCCACTGCGGCGGAGGCTCGGCGGCCAACACGGCCTTTGCCCTGGCGCGCTTCGGTTTTGAGGTGGCCTTTTTGGGGGCCTGTGGAAGGGACGAGGCCGGAGAGCACGTGCTGGCCGAGCTTGCGGAGTTCGGGGTGGATCTTTCCGGGGTCCGGAGGGAGGGGACCACCGGCCGGGCCCTCATTGTGCTCGATAGCCGGAGGGATCGTTTTATCGCCGTATGCCCGGGGACCTGTGAGAAGGCCCTGGCCGACTTTGATCCCGAACCCTCCGGGGACTGGCTTCATCTCAGTTCCCTGGTCTCGGAGGAGGGGTTGGCCTTTCATCTGCGCCTGGTTCGGCGGTTTTTCGGAAGGCGGAGTCTGGACCCTGGGGAGATCTATGCCGCCCGGGGACGGACCCTAAGGCCCCTTCTCGCAAGGGTGACCACCCTTTTCATTACGGAGTCCGAACTCTTCAAACTGGGTTTTTCACCGGAGGAGCTTTGGGGCCTGGGAGTGCGAGAGATCTTTCTCAAGCACGGGGCCCGGGGGGCGGCCCGGCTCAGCCCGGAGGGGGAAATATTTCTTCCGGCCGCTAAAGCCGAAGAGGTGGTGGACAACACCGGAGCCGGAGATTTCTTTGATGCCGGGGTGCTCGCCGGGCTGGCCCTGGGGCTTTCGCCGGAGGCGGCCCTGCGCCTCGGCCTTCGGGTGGCGGCGGCCAGCCTCCGGGATTACGGCCGCCGGGGTTGTCCCGGCCGGGAGGAATTTCTAAACTGGGTGCGGGAGTTAAAGGAGGACGCGGCTTGA
- a CDS encoding Uma2 family endonuclease produces the protein MALSRTEILSPAVSRRRYTYRDLLEGRLPSGLYEIVGGEVVRMAPAGFVHGDWEGEVYYRLKQLLGHKGWLAVGEVGLVISKEPLTLRAADIVFLSRERCPERPRGYLEIPPDLVVEIERPGAGDIHAKLRDYFSFGVSRVLVINPEEKTLALYTSEGRVSFHSTEEEVEVLPGVRLSLKDLP, from the coding sequence ATGGCCCTTTCCCGGACGGAAATTCTCTCTCCGGCGGTCTCCCGAAGACGCTATACCTATCGGGATCTCCTGGAGGGCCGACTCCCTTCCGGGCTTTACGAGATTGTGGGCGGGGAGGTCGTGCGCATGGCTCCGGCGGGGTTCGTCCACGGAGATTGGGAAGGAGAAGTCTATTATCGGCTTAAACAGCTCCTGGGGCACAAGGGGTGGCTAGCGGTGGGAGAGGTGGGGTTGGTGATCTCTAAGGAGCCCCTCACCCTGCGGGCCGCGGACATCGTTTTCCTCTCCCGGGAAAGATGCCCGGAGCGGCCCCGAGGGTATCTGGAGATACCCCCTGACCTGGTGGTGGAGATTGAAAGACCGGGAGCCGGAGATATCCACGCCAAACTTCGGGATTACTTTTCTTTCGGCGTCTCCCGGGTCCTGGTGATTAATCCCGAGGAAAAGACCCTAGCCCTTTACACCTCCGAGGGGCGGGTCTCCTTCCATTCCACCGAAGAAGAGGTGGAAGTCCTTCCCGGGGTCAGGCTCTCTCTAAAGGACCTTCCTTAA
- a CDS encoding menaquinone biosynthesis decarboxylase, which yields MAYKNLQEFVKRLEAEGELLRIKEEVSAELEITEITDRVVKAGGPALLFERVKGHNLPVLTNAFGSLRRMALALGVESLEELAEEIADFLQVEAPDSLFKKLKLVPKLSRMKNMFPQMVKKAPCQEIVFKGDQVDLTRLPVLKCWPKDGGPFITLPVVITKHPETGVRNAGMYRMQVFDRRTTGMHWHTHKGGAHHYRVAERRGERLPVAVALGPDPAVTYAATAPLPEDVDEMVFAGFLRGKPVELVRCLTVPLEVPAESQIVLEGYVEPGERRLEGPFGDHTGYYSLPDYYPVFHVTCMTMRREALYPATIVGRPPQEDCFMAKATERLFLPLIKKTLPEIVDINLPLEGVFHNLALVSIDKRYPGHARKVACALWGLGQMMFTKIIVIFDKEVNVQDLSECLWRLGNNIDPARDVFFVQGPVDALDHASPYPFYGSKMAIDATRKWPEEGFGRDWPEVIEMTPEVKERVDRLWKTLGLEKYLSGR from the coding sequence ATGGCCTATAAGAACCTGCAGGAGTTTGTAAAGCGTCTTGAGGCCGAAGGGGAGCTTCTGCGCATAAAAGAAGAAGTCTCTGCCGAGCTGGAGATTACGGAAATTACCGACCGGGTGGTCAAGGCCGGAGGGCCGGCCCTCCTTTTTGAGCGGGTCAAAGGCCATAATCTGCCGGTCCTCACCAACGCCTTTGGTTCCCTGCGACGTATGGCGCTGGCCCTGGGGGTGGAAAGTCTGGAGGAGCTGGCGGAGGAGATCGCGGACTTTCTTCAGGTGGAGGCCCCGGATTCCCTTTTCAAAAAGCTTAAATTGGTCCCCAAGCTTTCCCGGATGAAAAACATGTTTCCCCAGATGGTCAAAAAGGCCCCCTGCCAGGAGATCGTCTTTAAGGGGGACCAGGTGGACCTTACCCGGCTTCCGGTCCTCAAGTGCTGGCCCAAGGACGGGGGACCTTTCATTACCCTTCCGGTGGTCATTACCAAGCACCCGGAGACCGGGGTGCGCAACGCCGGGATGTACCGTATGCAGGTCTTCGATCGGCGGACCACCGGAATGCACTGGCACACCCACAAGGGCGGGGCCCATCACTACCGGGTGGCCGAGCGCCGGGGGGAACGCCTTCCGGTGGCTGTGGCCTTGGGGCCGGATCCGGCGGTAACCTATGCCGCTACGGCCCCGCTTCCCGAGGACGTAGACGAGATGGTCTTTGCCGGTTTCCTGCGGGGAAAACCGGTGGAACTTGTGCGCTGTCTTACCGTGCCCCTGGAGGTGCCGGCCGAAAGCCAGATTGTGCTTGAGGGCTATGTGGAGCCCGGAGAACGACGGCTTGAGGGGCCCTTCGGGGACCATACCGGCTACTATTCCCTTCCGGATTATTACCCGGTCTTTCATGTGACCTGCATGACCATGCGCCGGGAGGCCCTTTATCCGGCCACCATTGTGGGGCGCCCGCCGCAGGAAGATTGCTTTATGGCCAAGGCCACGGAAAGACTCTTTCTCCCCCTCATCAAAAAGACCCTGCCAGAGATTGTGGATATCAACCTTCCCCTAGAGGGGGTCTTTCATAACCTGGCCCTAGTTTCCATTGACAAACGCTATCCCGGGCACGCCCGCAAGGTGGCCTGCGCCCTCTGGGGGCTGGGGCAGATGATGTTCACCAAGATCATCGTTATCTTCGACAAAGAGGTCAATGTGCAGGATCTTTCGGAGTGCCTCTGGCGGCTGGGCAATAACATCGATCCGGCCCGGGACGTCTTCTTCGTCCAGGGGCCGGTGGACGCCCTAGACCACGCCTCCCCCTATCCCTTTTACGGCTCGAAGATGGCCATCGACGCCACCCGCAAGTGGCCGGAGGAGGGCTTCGGTCGTGACTGGCCGGAGGTCATTGAAATGACCCCGGAGGTAAAGGAGCGAGTGGACCGCCTCTGGAAAACCCTGGGACTGGAAAAATACCTTTCCGGGCGTTAA
- the purM gene encoding phosphoribosylformylglycinamidine cyclo-ligase, translating to MPTEGKSRYAEAGVDIDKANRLVEEVRRLVKSTPRLGVLSDIGGFSGLFALDLAHYREPVLAATTDGVGTKIKVALAAGAHRGIGIDLVAMCVNDLVVCGAKPLFFLDYLAFGRLEEKIYLELLEGITEGCRQADCALLGGETAEMPGMYPPGEYDCAGFAVGVVDRNRIVDGSEVSVGDVILGLASSGLHANGFSLVRKVVFEELGLSLEDQPAGLERPLGEELLEPTRIYVKTVLNLLNRGIRLKAMAHITGGGFYDNLSRVLPKGVKAVIEKSAWEIPPIFRFLKEAGGLAEEEFYRVFNCGIGFVLIIPEEQVEEVEAVCRGLGEKVYRLGTIEACKKREARVILV from the coding sequence ATGCCTACTGAGGGTAAGAGTCGATACGCCGAAGCCGGAGTGGATATCGACAAGGCCAATCGGCTGGTGGAAGAAGTCCGCCGGCTGGTGAAAAGCACCCCGCGGCTGGGGGTCCTTTCGGACATCGGAGGCTTTTCCGGGCTTTTCGCCCTGGATCTGGCCCATTACCGGGAGCCGGTGCTTGCGGCCACCACCGATGGGGTGGGCACGAAGATCAAGGTGGCCCTGGCCGCAGGGGCCCACCGGGGAATCGGGATCGATCTCGTGGCTATGTGCGTGAACGACCTGGTGGTCTGCGGGGCCAAGCCCCTCTTTTTCCTCGACTACCTGGCCTTCGGAAGGCTAGAGGAAAAGATCTATCTCGAACTCCTCGAGGGGATCACCGAGGGCTGCCGGCAGGCCGATTGTGCCCTTCTTGGCGGGGAAACCGCGGAGATGCCAGGAATGTATCCCCCGGGGGAGTACGACTGTGCGGGATTTGCCGTGGGAGTGGTGGACCGCAACCGCATCGTGGACGGCTCCGAGGTCTCCGTGGGAGACGTCATCCTGGGACTGGCCTCAAGCGGGCTCCATGCCAACGGTTTTTCCCTGGTGCGCAAGGTGGTCTTTGAGGAATTGGGGCTTTCCCTCGAAGATCAACCCGCGGGGCTTGAGCGTCCCCTGGGCGAGGAACTCCTTGAGCCCACCCGCATCTACGTAAAAACCGTCCTTAACCTCCTCAACCGAGGCATTCGCCTAAAGGCCATGGCCCACATCACCGGCGGAGGCTTCTACGACAACCTCTCTCGGGTGCTGCCCAAAGGGGTCAAGGCGGTGATCGAAAAGAGCGCCTGGGAGATCCCACCCATCTTTCGTTTCCTCAAAGAGGCCGGAGGCCTTGCGGAAGAAGAATTCTACCGGGTCTTCAATTGTGGAATAGGTTTCGTATTGATCATTCCTGAGGAGCAAGTGGAGGAGGTAGAGGCCGTCTGTCGGGGTTTAGGAGAAAAGGTCTATCGATTGGGGACCATCGAGGCCTGCAAGAAGCGCGAGGCCCGGGTAATCTTGGTGTGA